The DNA window TGGGGCGCGAGCAGCTGGGCGAGAATGCCTTGGTAGGCGACGCTGAGGCGATCCAGATCACTGGCCAGGACGCGCTCGTCGACCTGGTGGATGGTGTCGTTGAGCGGGCCGAGCTCGACCACCTGGGCACCGAGGGTAGCGATGAAGCGGCCGTCCGATGTGCCGCCCGAGGTCGAGAGCCGGGGGCGCTGCCCGGTGGCGGATTCGACCGCTTGGATCACCGCCTCGAGCAGCGCTCCTTCGGCGGTCAGGAAGGGTTCGCCGGAGAGGTTCCACTCGAGCTGGAAGTCCCGCTGCGTCTCGAGTCCGGCATCCGCGAGGATCGTCTCGACCCGTTCGATCAGCGACTGGCTGGTGCTCTCGGTGGAGAAGCGAAAGTTGAAGGTGAGCAGGGCCTCTCCCGGGATCACGTTGGTCGCACCGGTACCCGAGTCGAAGTTGGAGACCTGGAAGGTGGTCGCCGGGAAGAACTCGTTGCCTTCGTCCCAGTGCTCGGTGGTGAGTCGCGCCAGCGCCGACGCGATCAGGTGGATCGGATTGCGCGCGCGCTGTGGATAGGCCACGTGCCCCTGCACGCCGAGCACCCGCAGGCGGGCGTTGAGCGAACCTCGGCGCCCATTCTTGACCACGTCGCCGAGCCGTTCGCTGCTCGAGGGTTCGCCGACCACGCAGTAGTCGAGGCGCTCGCCTCGTTCGCGCAGCCGCTCGACCACGGCGCGGGTGCCATGGCGCGCAGGGCCTTCCTCGTCGCTGGTCAGCAGTACGGCAATGCGCCCCTGGTGATCGGGACGGTCGGTGACGAAGCGCTCGATCGCGGTGACCATCGCGGCCAGGCTGCCCTTCATGTCGGCGGCCCCGCGGGCGCGCAGATAGCCCTGCTCATCGATCGTGGGCGAGAACGGCGGGGTGGCCCAGGCGCTTTCGGGCCCGGTCGGCACCACGTCGGTGTGGCCGGCGAAGGCCAGCGTCACACCCTCGCCACGAGTGGCCCAGAGATTGGTGACGCCGCCTTCCTCGATCCACTCGAGATCGAAGCCGAGGCGCTCGAGACGAACTCCGATCAGGCGCTGGCAGCCTCGGTCGTCGGGGGTGATCGAGGGGCGCGCGAGTAGCTCGCAGGCCAGTGCCACGGTAGCACTGTCGATGGCTTGCTGTGGCGTGGCGGGGTTCGCTTGAGCGGGCATGGCAATCGGTCTTCGGCTCGACTGGTGGCCGGCCGCTCGGCGGGAGCGGCCGGCACCGTGTCAGTTGTTGGAATGGAGGGCGTCGTTGAGGGCTATCGCGCTCTTGTTGGTACGGCACTCGATGCGCCCGGTGACCGAGTGGCGGATGAACAGCATATCGGAGAGGCCGGCGAGCTCGCGCGCCGCTACGGTCTTGACCTCCTTGCCATCGGCATCGAGCACGGTGACCTTGGCGCCCGCGGTGATGTAGAGCCCGGCCTCGATCGTGCAGCGATCGCCGAGCGGAATGCCGCAGCCGGCGTTGGCGCCGATCAGGCAGTTCTCGCCCAGCGAGATGACGATGTTACCGCCGCCGGAGAGGGTGCCGAGCATCGAGGCGCCGCCGCCGATGTCCGAGTGCGCACCGACGAACACGCCCGCGGATACCCGTCCTTCGACCATGCCCGGTCCTTCGGTACCGGCGTTGAAGTTGCAAAAGCCTTCGTGCATCACCGTCGTGCCTTCACCGAGGTAGGCACCCAGACGCACCCGCGCGGTGTCGGCGATGCGAACGCCCTTGGGCACTACGTAGTCGGTCATCTTGGGGAACTTGTCCACCGAGTCGACGCTGATCACCCGGCCATCGAGCCGCGCACGCAGCTGGCGAGCGGGCAGTTCCTCGACGTCGATCGCGCCCTCGCTGCTCCAGGCGACGTTCTTGAGCAGGCCGAACATGCCGTCGAGCTTGATCCCATGGGGCTTGACCAGCCGGTGGGATAGCAGCTGCAGCTTGAGATAGACCTCCGGTGCGCTGGCGGGCGCCTGGTCCTCGTCGAGGAACAGGGCAATCAGCGGGCGCTTGGAGGTGCTGAACGCTTCGGC is part of the Halotalea alkalilenta genome and encodes:
- the dapE gene encoding succinyl-diaminopimelate desuccinylase — encoded protein: MPAQANPATPQQAIDSATVALACELLARPSITPDDRGCQRLIGVRLERLGFDLEWIEEGGVTNLWATRGEGVTLAFAGHTDVVPTGPESAWATPPFSPTIDEQGYLRARGAADMKGSLAAMVTAIERFVTDRPDHQGRIAVLLTSDEEGPARHGTRAVVERLRERGERLDYCVVGEPSSSERLGDVVKNGRRGSLNARLRVLGVQGHVAYPQRARNPIHLIASALARLTTEHWDEGNEFFPATTFQVSNFDSGTGATNVIPGEALLTFNFRFSTESTSQSLIERVETILADAGLETQRDFQLEWNLSGEPFLTAEGALLEAVIQAVESATGQRPRLSTSGGTSDGRFIATLGAQVVELGPLNDTIHQVDERVLASDLDRLSVAYQGILAQLLAPHHDTEPRR
- the dapD gene encoding 2,3,4,5-tetrahydropyridine-2,6-dicarboxylate N-succinyltransferase, coding for MFSFAIGIGTQNSKGDWLEVFYPAPLLAPNAALVSEARRALGAGADEREVSFHPEQCATLAAALRGAGHDDQAQIAEAFSTSKRPLIALFLDEDQAPASAPEVYLKLQLLSHRLVKPHGIKLDGMFGLLKNVAWSSEGAIDVEELPARQLRARLDGRVISVDSVDKFPKMTDYVVPKGVRIADTARVRLGAYLGEGTTVMHEGFCNFNAGTEGPGMVEGRVSAGVFVGAHSDIGGGASMLGTLSGGGNIVISLGENCLIGANAGCGIPLGDRCTIEAGLYITAGAKVTVLDADGKEVKTVAARELAGLSDMLFIRHSVTGRIECRTNKSAIALNDALHSNN